A window of the Acanthochromis polyacanthus isolate Apoly-LR-REF ecotype Palm Island chromosome 10, KAUST_Apoly_ChrSc, whole genome shotgun sequence genome harbors these coding sequences:
- the aup1 gene encoding lipid droplet-regulating VLDL assembly factor AUP1 isoform X1 encodes METRGIEDMFDFRRFPKDAAVLLLLLIYFPVGICLMLIRIFIGVHVFLVSCALPESFVRRFIVRVMCSVLGMHVRQNNPRSRDRNTKLYICNHVTEFDHNIVNLLAPCSTPQLEGSTGFVCWARGFMEIHSAAGQGAIGESLQRYCSTEGTPPLLLFPEEDTTNGRAGLLKFSSWPFSLTESIQPVALRVTRPLISLSTPESSWLMELLWTFFAPCTVYHVSWLPPVSRQDGESTQEFANKVQELLAGELGLVSTKITKADKTEHIKRKRHTVPQTSTNVTPGSIGLGFMVQSLGTDDHRIAKMAQQVKDVLPHVPLNVIAKDLAKTNCVDTTITNLLENKEEAPMEASGMSTFGASKISSYSSGSAPTIKPAAKTFGKSPADRHLSLQERKEALYNFARSLTMSEQALNETTDGVLGYLLPELDQGIAELLDSLRSNLMVSDGTKHNVPKVFCWIQVRRYIEKHGLDQEDGH; translated from the exons ATGGAGACTCGGGGGATTGAGGACATGTTTGACTTTCGTCG GTTTCCCAAAGATGCAGCTGTTCTCCTGCTGTTGCTGATTTACTTTCCAGTAGGCATTTGTTTGATGTTGATACGGATTTTTATTGGCGTCCATGTGTTTCTGGTCAGCTGTGCACTTCCAGAAAGTTTTGTTAGAAG ATTTATTGTTAGGGTTATGTGCTCAGTGCTGGGAATGCACGTGAGACAGAACAACCCTCGCTCCAGAGACAGAAACACCAAGCTGTACATATGCAATCATGTGACAGAATTTGACCACAACATAGTCAACCTCCTGGCCCCCTGCAGTACT CCCCAGTTAGAAGGCTCGACGGGCTTTGTGTGTTGGGCCAGAGGCTTCATGGAAATCCATTCAGCGGCTGGCCAGGGAGCGATAGGAGAGTCTCTTCAGAGGTACTGCTCCACTGAAGGCACCCCACCTTTGCTCCTATTTCCTGAAGAGGACACCACAAATGGCCGTGCCGGTCTGCTCAAGTTCAG TTCCTGGCCTTTCTCACTGACTGAATCCATTCAACCTGTGGCTTTACGGGTGACCAGACCATTGATTTCTCTG AGCACGCCAGAGTCCAGCTGGCTGATGGAGCTCTTATGGACATTTTTTGCTCCATGTACAGTGTATCATGTAAG TTGGCTGCCACCAGTGTCCAGACAAGATGGCGAGTCCACACAGGAGTTTGCCAACAAAGTCCAGGAG CTACTGGCTGGTGAGCTTGGCTTGGTCTCCACCAAGATCACTAAAGCTGATAAAACCGAGCACATCAAAAGGAAAAGGCATACTGTTCCACAGACATCTACAA ATGTCACACCTGGCTCTATTGGGCTGGGATTCATGGTCCAGAGTTTGGGCACAGATGATCACAGGATTGCGAAGATGGCCCAACAGGTGAAGGACGTGCTGCCTCATGTCCCTCTGAATGTCATTGCAAAGGATTTAG CAAAAACCAATTGTGTTGACACCACCATAACCAATCTGCTGGAGAACAAGGAGGAAGCTCCAATGGAAGCATCTGGGATGTCGACATTTGGGGCTTCTAAGATCAGCTCCTATTCTTCTGGATCTGCTCCTACCATAAAG CCTGCTGCCAAAACTTTTGGGAAATCACCAGCTGACAGACATTTGTCTCTCCAAGAAAGAAAGGAAGCGCTGTATAATTTTGCACGAAG cctgacaatGTCGgaacaagctctgaatgagacgacagatggtgtcctggggtatctcctcccagaactggaccagggcatcgctgagctcctggacagtctgaggagcaacctgatggtgtcagatggaacaaagcataatgttccaaaggtgttctgttggattcaggtcag GCGCTACATTGAAAAGCACGGATTGGATCAAGAGGACGGTCACTGA
- the aup1 gene encoding lipid droplet-regulating VLDL assembly factor AUP1 isoform X2, which produces METRGIEDMFDFRRFPKDAAVLLLLLIYFPVGICLMLIRIFIGVHVFLVSCALPESFVRRFIVRVMCSVLGMHVRQNNPRSRDRNTKLYICNHVTEFDHNIVNLLAPCSTPQLEGSTGFVCWARGFMEIHSAAGQGAIGESLQRYCSTEGTPPLLLFPEEDTTNGRAGLLKFSSWPFSLTESIQPVALRVTRPLISLSTPESSWLMELLWTFFAPCTVYHVSWLPPVSRQDGESTQEFANKVQELLAGELGLVSTKITKADKTEHIKRKRHTVPQTSTNVTPGSIGLGFMVQSLGTDDHRIAKMAQQVKDVLPHVPLNVIAKDLAKTNCVDTTITNLLENKEEAPMEASGMSTFGASKISSYSSGSAPTIKPAAKTFGKSPADRHLSLQERKEALYNFARRRYIEKHGLDQEDGH; this is translated from the exons ATGGAGACTCGGGGGATTGAGGACATGTTTGACTTTCGTCG GTTTCCCAAAGATGCAGCTGTTCTCCTGCTGTTGCTGATTTACTTTCCAGTAGGCATTTGTTTGATGTTGATACGGATTTTTATTGGCGTCCATGTGTTTCTGGTCAGCTGTGCACTTCCAGAAAGTTTTGTTAGAAG ATTTATTGTTAGGGTTATGTGCTCAGTGCTGGGAATGCACGTGAGACAGAACAACCCTCGCTCCAGAGACAGAAACACCAAGCTGTACATATGCAATCATGTGACAGAATTTGACCACAACATAGTCAACCTCCTGGCCCCCTGCAGTACT CCCCAGTTAGAAGGCTCGACGGGCTTTGTGTGTTGGGCCAGAGGCTTCATGGAAATCCATTCAGCGGCTGGCCAGGGAGCGATAGGAGAGTCTCTTCAGAGGTACTGCTCCACTGAAGGCACCCCACCTTTGCTCCTATTTCCTGAAGAGGACACCACAAATGGCCGTGCCGGTCTGCTCAAGTTCAG TTCCTGGCCTTTCTCACTGACTGAATCCATTCAACCTGTGGCTTTACGGGTGACCAGACCATTGATTTCTCTG AGCACGCCAGAGTCCAGCTGGCTGATGGAGCTCTTATGGACATTTTTTGCTCCATGTACAGTGTATCATGTAAG TTGGCTGCCACCAGTGTCCAGACAAGATGGCGAGTCCACACAGGAGTTTGCCAACAAAGTCCAGGAG CTACTGGCTGGTGAGCTTGGCTTGGTCTCCACCAAGATCACTAAAGCTGATAAAACCGAGCACATCAAAAGGAAAAGGCATACTGTTCCACAGACATCTACAA ATGTCACACCTGGCTCTATTGGGCTGGGATTCATGGTCCAGAGTTTGGGCACAGATGATCACAGGATTGCGAAGATGGCCCAACAGGTGAAGGACGTGCTGCCTCATGTCCCTCTGAATGTCATTGCAAAGGATTTAG CAAAAACCAATTGTGTTGACACCACCATAACCAATCTGCTGGAGAACAAGGAGGAAGCTCCAATGGAAGCATCTGGGATGTCGACATTTGGGGCTTCTAAGATCAGCTCCTATTCTTCTGGATCTGCTCCTACCATAAAG CCTGCTGCCAAAACTTTTGGGAAATCACCAGCTGACAGACATTTGTCTCTCCAAGAAAGAAAGGAAGCGCTGTATAATTTTGCACGAAG GCGCTACATTGAAAAGCACGGATTGGATCAAGAGGACGGTCACTGA